The following are encoded in a window of Pieris napi chromosome 23, ilPieNapi1.2, whole genome shotgun sequence genomic DNA:
- the LOC125061088 gene encoding uncharacterized protein LOC125061088 isoform X41: MPKTNAEMCRQYRRKKKENKIKMKKNPGKSSTERSREFRARKKQLLNNQNRCSNISVNVTDVINECCGKYINRPCKKALPSVAIATQSSKINTNSIREMNPGRSNIIPMNFDIKVEVENVDENAIEKQHEIISWREIVKKSTEIYIQSNNIGDKTLHGQISIPKTIGDRLKSTPAKHDSPVDSQKNTFVLSHDTQDMVNDRDDDDDVIVIDNVPEVIVIPSDDAPNDDLPCVIANVKSETLENELQTSKTKHTVTPQNDFECKTMEIQIPKDTKDIFKCLSDGNSINDDKVLSIEEIKSEPDLKGNSELNVSMESTFGILNTQSMTTNNVNTVNNIKMLRSQTKQTLLTDVSRNSESDVKIEVIKIEEEKLMRVDLSNIQLNEQKREEGRPAEMSNNLEQITPKELEVSEPLKAEKNVETFVEIDIPWDTVPIKEEADPEMDFKLSDIRRIYHVDVVNVGENKIGQSENWHQDSFPFSHFITITPNVALNTDDESNRTQRKKEITAYNPTMGKKPDELEDVTNKLPSMSEPTEVQDPVASTLATLFAQPIMTASKSKAQRQREYRQRLKASRTPAQVAAARKSKNERQRKNRLRQAANLAIPSNSLETTTTSPSRSGEESNNVQTRSQRQHAQQQSTTTADQPDERVNLTNEPLIPEIPVPKEVQEALASTLAALFAERITAPKTRAQIQREYRQRITASRTPAQAAAARKSKNERQRKYRLRQAAKEAMEIQEAVASTSATLFAEPTTAAPKTEHKYNVSTDSELLHPKLLHRQHLQEKHVM; this comes from the exons atgCCGAAAACTAATGCCGAAATGTGTCGTCAATATCGAcggaaaaaaaaagaaaataaaattaaaatgaaaaaaaatccagGAAAAAGTTCAACAGAACGTAGTCGCGAGTTTCGTGCacgtaaaaaacaattattgaacAATCAAAATAGATGTTCAAATATAAGTGTTAATGTGACTGATGTAATAAACG agtGTTGTGGgaagtacattaatagacCATGTAAAAAAGCACTACCTTCAGTAGCTATTGCTACTCAATctagtaaaataaacacaaattccATTCGGGAAATGAATCCAGGCCGAAGTAATATAATTCCTATGAATTTTGACATTAAGGTAGAAGTAGAGAATGTTGATGAGAATGCAATAGAAAAACAGCATGAAATAATAAGTTGGAGAGAAATAGTGAAAAAATCTACtgaaatttatattcaatcaaataatattgGTGATAAAACACTACATGGACAG atttcCATCCCAAAAACCATAGGGGATAGATTGAAATCTACGCCAGCCAAACATGATT CACCGGTTGATAGTCAGAAAAATACTTTCGTATTGTCTCATGATACTCAAGATATGGTGAATGATagagatgatgatgatgatgtcATCGTCATTGATAATGTGCCTGAAGTTATTGTTATACCATCTGATGACGCACCTAATGATGATCTCCCTTGTGTCATTGCTAATGTCAAATCCGAAACACTTGAAAATGAATTACAAACatctaaaacaaaacatactgTTACACCACAAAATGATTTCGAATGTAAAACGATGGAAATCCAAATACCTAAAGACACAAAAGACATATTTAAATGCCTATCAGATGGAAACAGCATTAATGATGATAAAGTATTAAGTATTGAAGAAATTAAAAGTGAACCGGACTTAAAAGGGAATAGTGAACTGAATGTCTCCATGGAATCTACATttggaattttaaatacacaaaGTATGACgacaaataatgtaaatacagttaataatataaaaatgttgagATCTCAAACTAAACAGACTCTGCTAACCGACGTTTCACGAAATTCAGAATCAGATGTGAAAATCGAAGTTATAAAAATTGAGGAAGAGAAACTAATGAGAGTAGACCTAAGTAATATACAATTGAATGAACAGAAACGAGAAGAAGGTAGACCGGCGGAAATGTCCAATAATTTAGAACAAATTACTCCAAAAGAATTAGAAGTATCAGAACCGTTAAAGGCAGAAAAAAATGTAGAGACGTTTGTCGAAATCGATATCCCATGGGACACTGTTCCAATAAAGGAAGAAGCTGATCCGGAAAtggatttcaaattatcggATATCAGAAGGATATATCATGTCGATGTTGTTAATGTCGGTGAAAACAAAATTGGACAAAGCGAGAACTGGCACCAAGACAGCTTTCCTTTC TCGCATTTCATCACCATCACACCGAATGTAGCTTTAAATACCGATGATGAAAGTAACCGAACACAGAGGAAGAAGGAAAT AACCGCTTACAATCCCACCATGGGAAAAAAGCCTGACGAACTAGAGGACGTCACGAATAAACTACCTTCGATGAGTGAACCCACGGAGGTTCAAGATCCTGTAGCATCTACTTTAGCAACGCTATTCGCGCAGCCAATAATGACTGCTTCAAAATCGAAAGCCCAAAGACAACGTGAGTACAGACAGCGTCTCAAAGCATCTAGAACTCCTGCTCAGGTGGCTGCTGCGAGAAAATCGAAAAACGAAAGACAACGCAAGAACAGATTACGCCAAGCTGCTAACTTGGCTATTCCCAGTAATTCTCTTGAAACGACAACTACATCTCCATCTCGTTCAGGGGAAGAGTCGAACAATGTCCAAACTAGAAGTCAACGACAACACGCGCAACAACAATCTACCACCACTGCAGATCAACCTGATGAGCGTGTCAATCTCACAAATGAGCCACTCATTCCTGAAATTCCTGTTCCCAAGGAGGTTCAAGAAGCTTTAGCATCTACTTTAGCAGCGCTATTTGCAGAACGAATAACTGCTCCAAAAACAAGGGCACAAATACAACGTGAGTACAGACAGCGTATCACAGCATCTAGAACTCCTGCTCAGGCGGCTGCTGCGAGAAAATCGAAAAACGAAAGACAACGCAAGTACAGATTACGCCAAGCTGCTAAGGAGGCCATGGAGATTCAAGAAGCTGTTGCATCTACCTCTGCGACGCTATTTGCAGAACCAACAACTGCTGCTCCAAAAACAGAGCACAAATACAACGTGAGTACAGACAGCGAATTGCTGCATCCAAAACTCCTGCACAGGCAGCATCTGCAAGAGAAGCACGTAATGTAA